TCTGTGTCCCACATCAAGAACAGTTATAATAGAAACTTCTTTTACACCTGTATTATCTGCACACACTAATCGTGAATATTGTCTAACCATTATTCACCTCCACCCAAAATTTCAACAATTCTCCATCTTTTAAGTTTACTTAAAGGACGAGTTTGTCTAATTCTCACGGTGTCTCCAACTTTTGCTTGATTGTTCTCATCATGAGCATAATATTTTGTAAAGGTCTTAATCTGCTTCAAGTAGAGAGGATGATGGGTAATTCGTTCTACTTTTACTACAGCGGTTTTCATATAGGTGCTAACAACTACACCAACAAGTTCTTTCTTTCCCATTTTTACACCTCTTCCTTCTTTAACTCACGTTCTCTTTTTACTGTAAGAAGTCTTGCAATATCCTTCTTTACTATTCTAATCCTTGCAGGATTATGAAGTTGATGAGTAGCAAGTTGGAACCTCAAGTTAAAGAGTTCTTTCCTTAAAGTCTTTAAAGTATTTTCTATTTCTTGGTCAGTCATATCACGAATCTGTTGAATCTTCATAATTATTCCTCCTCTAAGGTAAGCATTCTTACCTTAACTGGAAGTTTATGTCCTACTTGCTTGACAAGTGATTCTGCAGTTTCTCTATCAACTCCAGAAAACTCAAACATAACTCTTCCAGGTTTAACTACTGCAACCCAATGGTCAACATCACCTTTTCCGCCGCCCATTCTCGTTTCTGCTGGCTTCTTTGTAACAGATTTGTCAGGGAAAATTCTTATCCAAAGCTTTCCGCTCTTTCTTACTGCTGAAATAAGTATCAAC
This genomic stretch from Caldisericum sp. harbors:
- the rpmC gene encoding 50S ribosomal protein L29 → MKIQQIRDMTDQEIENTLKTLRKELFNLRFQLATHQLHNPARIRIVKKDIARLLTVKRERELKKEEV
- the rplP gene encoding 50S ribosomal protein L16, coding for MLMPERVKYRKMHRGRTKGRSKGATSVHFGEYGVQALEPGWISSRQIEACRLILISAVRKSGKLWIRIFPDKSVTKKPAETRMGGGKGDVDHWVAVVKPGRVMFEFSGVDRETAESLVKQVGHKLPVKVRMLTLEEE
- the rpsQ gene encoding 30S ribosomal protein S17, which codes for MGKKELVGVVVSTYMKTAVVKVERITHHPLYLKQIKTFTKYYAHDENNQAKVGDTVRIRQTRPLSKLKRWRIVEILGGGE